The genomic DNA TCCATAGCCCCGAAAGGCTGCGAAGCCGAGTAGGGGTGGATTTTCAAAGAAGCAATACGTGGGCCGGTCTAACAGGCCATCGGCTTGAAAAGACCTGCCGCCCACCGCCGGACCTTTCGGAGAAAGGTCCCTGCCTGAAATACCTCCACCTGATCGCCAGCCTCACGACCTAATCCTAACACCTGCCATGAACTCCACTCCATCGCTTGCCACTTCATCGTCATCTCTCGACCAGGCGCTTGCTGAGATCGAGGGGATGGCGCGTGGGGCGATGGCAGCGGAGGGGGCGCGGGGGTGGTGGCATGCGGCGCGGATCGTGCGGCTCTTCGGTGATGCGGGGCGGGCGATGAGGCAGCAGGCGCAGCATGCGAAGTATCACGCGGAGAGGTCGCCGGAGAAGGCTGCGGCGTATCGCGGTGCGATGGTGATCGTGGCGCGGCACAGCGGTGAAGCGCTGGCGGACTTTGATCGTGCTGATGGTGATCGCGCGGATGCTGCGTGTGAGCGGAGGCCGGGGTCCGCTGCAAGGCAGATCAAGATGAAGAAGAGAGGACCTGGATGGATGGGATGGATGGGAGTGGAACGCGAGGACGCGACTGCGGGGGTGGTGGGCGTGGCCGGTGCGTTTCCTGCATTCTCTCCATCCCATCCATCCCGGTCCTGTCTTCCGCGGCCTGATCCTTTTCCCTCCGTGTTCATCCCGTTCATCGGTGGTTGAGAGACTCTGTCCGAGAAACCTGCGAGCTCCCGTGTTCCTCCGTTCCGCTCGCGGGTTTCAAAGACAGAAGTCCAACCACCGATGAACCGGGTGAATGCGGGGTGCGTCTCCGGTGAACGGGTTCGCGCTTCAATTCATCATCATCACGGTTTCACAGATTTCGCGCCCGGCCGGCGCACGATGCCCATGGTGAGGCGGGCAGTGCGGGCCGGCCGGGCCGCGCCTCTTTTTCTCCCTGCCTCTGCCTGATGCGGCCATTCGCATCCCGATTTTCGACCGATCCCATTTTCCATGCATTCACCTTTTCATGCCGTGATGACGACTGCCGTGCTCGATGTGCGGGAGCTTGCGCAGCTGATGGTCCGCTACTCGGGGCGGGCATCGCGCGGTGCGGCGGCAGGGTGCCGCGATGAGGAGGAGGATGCGGTGCTGCTGGGGAAGCTGCTGCTGCTGGATGATCTGGCGTGGCGGGTGTGGAGCGAGGAGATGAGCGCGACGGAGATGGCGGAGCTGCGTGCCGCGGCGAATGAGCTGGGGAGGGCGGTGGAGGTTCTAACAGGGCGGATCGCGGCGGCTTCGAAAGGTGGGGCGGGGGTGGTGGATGATGGGGAGGCGATCGATCTAACAGAAGTGGAAGGAGGCATCGCGCGATGAGGGCGATGCTGAAGGTGGCCACTCCTGGGGATCCCGCGGTGAGCGGGATGGAGAGGGTGGATGGAGTGATGAATCCGGAGAGTGCCCTCAGCGGCCTAGAGCTCGTCCGGCGGATTTCGTCCATCCTCTCCGTTTCGTTTGCCGCAGGTCCTCAAGGCAGGCTTTCCGCGGCTCACGAACTCTGAACTCTGAACTACGGACGCTCTGATGACGATGCGCGAACATTGGCAAGATGGCTACCGGGCCGGGCTGTCGGCCTGGCGGGTGGATGGCAAGCATGCGATCCCGTCGCAGCATCCGTGCGGCGAATCGCGCGCGGGGGAGGCGTGGTTCCGCGGGTGTGTGGAGGGTTTGAGGGTGGCGGAGCAGTCATCGGGCAGCGGTCATCGGTCATTGGAGGGCGGGGAACTACCATGAGTGCCGTAGTTGGAGATGGATGTGAATTTTCAGCGGGGCGGCTGCGCCGTTCCGGCGGGGTGGGGGCTGCTGCGGTGGGGCGGTGGCGAGTTGGTGGTGCGCGCCTCACCCCGCCGGAAGGACGCAGTCCTTCCGCTACGAATGCTGGAGGGCGTGAGCGCCCTGCTGGTCGATGACCGGTGGCCGATGATCGCTGACTGATCAGCGATGACTTTTTGTTTCTCTTTTCTTTTTCGATTATGATTACGAACCAGCCTGAAAGTGATGTGGATACGAGTGAAGAGCCGGTGTTGCTGCGGATTCCGGAGCCGGCGATCGGGGTGCCGCCGGGGGCGCTGCGGCGCCTTCTGGCGAGCTGCCGGCATGGACTGAATCCGCGCGTGGGGTGGTCGGAGAACCGGCCGCGGATGGATCAGGAGGCGATGCAGATCCGCGGGGAGGTGCTGGGGGAGATCGAGGTGCAGCTGGAGAGGCTGCTTTCGAGCAGTTGAGGGTGGTTGTCGGAGCTCGCTGAATGGGGGTGGAGGTGGATTCGTTTAGATACTATGGATTTAGTAGTGGGGTTGCTGCTTGCCTGGGGCGGGTGGCGGCTCTTGGCGGCTGTCGCGTGGGGCGGGCCTCACACTGGGTGGACAGGAGTGTCCACCCTCCTTAGCGCGGATGGTGCTGTGCGCGTTTCGGCGGCTGGCTGGTGAAAACTTTGAAACTTCTTTGCTCGTGATCTCTACATTCTCTGCTTCCCGTTCGACTTCTTCTCCTTCTGCTTCCTCGTCGTCGCGGCGGCCCTTGCGGTATCCGCTTTCGGCGGAGGGGCTGGGGAATTTTTGCCATCCGGGGTGTGAGGTTTTTTCGCGGGTGGTGCGGCATCCTTCGGGGGTGGTGATGGCGGCGAATGGTTGTGTGGCGCTGCGGGTGTCTCGGGGGCCGGTGGTGTTTGATGATGGGGTGGCGGAGGCTGGGGCGGAGTTTGTGGAGCGGGTGGATGCGTTGCCGTGGGGTCGCCTGGCGGATGATGGGATGCGGATCCGGCCGCCGGTGTGGCGGGGACTGGATGGGGTGCGCGGGGAGCTCTATGCGTGCGGGGTGGAGGAGCTGTGGAAGGAGGGGCGGATGACGTTGGCGAAGCCGGTGTGGGTCGGTGGGGCGATGATGGTGCCGCTGGCGGTGCTGCAGTTGATTGCGCGGTTGCCGCGGGTGGAGTTGCGGTTGGATGGGGCGGGGGATTTCCTGCTGATCCGGTTCGCGGGTGGAGAGGGGATGGTGGCGAATCGCTGGCGGAGGGCGCGGGGTGCGGAGGTGCCGGCGCACGTGGGTTCGCTGTTTACGCCGGAGGTGGCGTGTTTGCCGGGGGGATTGGTGGCGTGAGGAGATGACTTATCTAACAGAATCTGGAATTTGACCGCTGACGACTGACCTCCCCTTTTCATGGAATTTCTGAATCTTCATTCAAGCGCGCTGGACTCGCCGGAGATGGCGGGTGCGGATCCGGCGGAGCTGGGCACGTGGCTGATGCTGGCGCGGTATTGTGCGGGGCAGGAGAATGGCGGGGTGATTGCGGGGTGCCGTGAGTGGCGGGATCGCAAGTGGCAGGCGGTGGCGCGGGTGGCGCAGGGGATGGTGATGCGGGAGGCGGAGCTGTGGACGTGGGATGGTGATGACTTGCATGTGAAGCATTATCCGGCGGAGCAGGAGGCGGCGGTGAAGGCGAAGCGCGAGCGGAATCGCTGTGCGGGCCAGGTGAAGACGGAGACGAAGGCGGAGGCAGCGCGGGTGAATGGTGCGCGCGGGGGAAGGCCGCGGAGTCGTGGGGTGGGTGGTGGTGAAGTGGGTGCGGGGGCGTTGCTTGATCTAACAGATGCGGGTGGTGGTCCTGGCGATGGGAGCGATATCCCAACCGGAAACCCAACGGGATTTTTTGTGGGCGTGGATGATATCCGGACGGAAGGAAAGGGAAGGGAAGAAAATGAAAGGGAAGTACTAGAGGAATGTGAGAGTGCGCGCGAGGGTGCGCGGGGTCGTTCGTTTGTGGTGGGTTCTGGTTCGCGGGATGGTGAGCGTTTCGGTGATCGGGATCGTGAGTTGGAGATTTCGCGGCAGGCGGAGACGATTGTTCGCAGTTATCCGCGGCAGGAGAGATTCGCGGAGGCGCTGATGATGGTGCGTGGGCACCTGGCGGCGGGGGAGAGTTTTCCGGTGATGCTGGCGGGGACGAAAGCTGCGGCGGAGGCGCTGGCGAAGGCGCCATCGGGGGCGGCGAACAAGTATGCGCCGAGTGCGCTGAAGTTCTTCGAGGGGAAGCGGTGGATGGATGATCCGGGGACGCTGATCCGGCCGGCGGTGGTGAGTGGTGGTAGTCGACAGGATCGCGGGGAGATGTCGGCGGAGGAGGTGGCGATGCAGTTGGGGGGGAGGGTTGGTTGAATTTTGGATTGGGGATTTTGGATTGCGGATTGGAGAAGATGAGACCGGGGGTGGTGAATACGATGGGTGTAGTAGTATGGGGATTCTGTTTGTCGGAGACGCGTCGACGGAACGTCGACACCCCTTATGGGCGTTTCGGGTGGGCGGTGCTTGGGGTGCGAGGATGGATTTAACTGATGGCTTTTGACCACTGACTGATGAGTGCTGACCTTGCTTCTTCTTCCCTTCGCTGTGCTTGTGGTGAGCCGGTGGATGCGACGTTGTTGGAGATCCGGAAGTTCTTTCCGTCGTTGTCGCCGGATCTTTGCTCGGGGTGCTATGAGGTGGCGGAGCGGGAGTCGGCGGAGCGGGCGCTGTTAGAGGCGGAGCGGGCGGAGATGCGGGAGCGGCGGGCGAGGCTGGAGGCGGCGGTGCCGCCGGAGATGCTGGGGACGCGGGTGGATCATGCGGCATTCAATGGGGCGCTGTGGGAGCGGGTGCGGGAGTGGCGGCCGGCTTGTGGGCGGTGGCTCCTGATCACGGGGTTGCCAGGGCGGTGCAAGACGCGGGTGGTGGCGCTGCTGGCGAAGGAGCTGATTTTGAACGATGGCGTGCGGGTGGTGTGGACGAGCGCGATCGAGCTGCAGGCGGCGGTGGAGGACATGCGGAGCCAGAATTATGCGGTGGTGGATGCGGCGCGGACGAACCTGCGGGAGTGGAAGCATGCGGCAGTGCTGGTGCTGGATGACCTGGGGAAGAACACGTGGACGCCATCGCTGGAGGCGCGGCTTTTCGAACTGATCGATTTCCGGAAGACGCGGCTGCTGCCGACGATCGTGACGGCGAATACGGCGCTGCCGGAGCTGCTGCGGACGAAGCAGGTGGGGACGGAGCGGGGCGGGCCGATCATCGGGCGGATCCTGGAGGCGAGCCGGGGGTGGAATGTGGAGGCGGGGGAGGTGGGGAGGAGTTGCTAGTGTTCAGTTTGAAGTTTTCAGGAAAGGCATCGGGATGGTGGAGGAGCCGCAGCGCGTAGAGATCTAGAAGAGTTGAGACGATGGGGGGAGGTGGGGATATGGAATCTGACGAATTCTTTGATTTGAGCGAGAGGCCGAGATTGGAGCTGAGTCCGGAGCCGGAGCCGACGTGGAAGGAGAGGCGGAGGGGGCGGAAGAGGGCGGCGAAGTCGAAGGGGAAGGTGCAGGTGGTGGTGCCGGAGGTGGACGCGGGGATGATGGCGGAGGCGGCGGGGGTGAGCCTGCATGCGATGATGATGGCGGAGCTGGAGGCGCTGGGGGATGAGGATGGTGGCAGGGAGGATGCGGGGCCGGAGGGTGAGGGGAGGCTGCATCATCTGGACTATGACCGGACGAAGGGGTGGATGCTGCGGGTGACGGTGGAGGTGGGGAAGAAGGTGATCGGAAAGCGCTTGAAATTCAGGCTGCGGACGCGGGATGCGGCGGAGGCGGAGAGGGCGCGGGACCTGGTGCTGGCGACGCTGAAGCGGCTGGGGCTGCGGGTGAGATTGAGGATGCAGGGGCGGCAGGGCGCTGGGCTGAAGAGGGGCGGTTCGGAGGGGCGAGTGATCGGTGATCGGTGAAAAGGCAGCGGGGTTGGTGACGGGAGGAACCACGGATTGCGCGGATGGCGTGGATGAAAGGCAGGGGAGAACCACGGAAGGCACGGAATACACGGAAGGTGGATGGATGTGGCGGGGGAAATCGGACTGGTGGAGTTAAGGGGGGCCAGTCGACGGGGGTGACGAGGGGTGTTTTTCAGACAAAACTCTGTTTGGTCTGTGGACGTATGATTGTGAATAACTTTTGAAGGGTGACCATATTGACAGGAATAGATGCTTAAAATAGACGGGAAATGCGTCAGGAGTAATGCCTCGCGGAAGAGATTTGCCGTAACTTTGGCAAAACTTCCGGCGCTAACCCAACCCAATACTAGAAAGAGAAAACCATGAAATTGAACAAGATCGCGCCGAGTGCGCACCCGATGACCGTGCCGGCTTTCGCGCTGGCGAGCTGCCTGAGCCTTTCGATTGCCACCGCGGCGCCGTGGTATGGCGACTTATCGGTGCTGCCTGGCAGCGGGGAGGCGGGCAATGCGGTCGTGACGGGGAATGTGGAATCGGGAGGCGATCTCTCGGCGCATGGCGTGGTGGATTTCGGCGTGGCGACGTCGAATGCGACGCTGCCGGGACTGACGCTGAAGTATCTGGGATCGTCGGAGCATGATGCGGCCTTCGACCTGACGGATTCGCTGGGGAGCTTCCTGTGGCGGGACAATTCGGGCGGCACGGTGCGGCCGAAGATGAAGCTGAGCACGGACAATATCCTGTCCGTCTACAATGCGGCGGGCACCTCGGCGACGATCACGCTGCAGGGCGCCACGGGGCAGATCAATCTGAGCGGCACGGGAAGCGGCATCACGCAGAATGGCACTTCCGTTTTCACGGTGGGGAGCACGGGCAGCATCACGTGGGACCGGCCGCTGGGGATCACGAGCACCACGGCGGCGCAGAGCTCGATCACGGGCGCGCTGACAGTGGCGGGTGGCATCGGGGTGGGGCTGGATTCCTATTTCAACAACGTCCGGATCGGCAAGGGGAAGAACAACCGGGACTATAACATGGCGGTGGGGGAAGAGACGATGATGCTCAATACCACGGGGACCAATAACACAGCGCTGGGCTATGGCTCGATGCAGGCAAATACCACGGGCTCGTCCAACACCGGTGTGGGTGTGGCAACGGTCTACTACAACAGCACGGGCAGCGAGAATACGGCGGTGGGACGCCAGGCGCTGTGCACCAATACGACGGGCAGCTCCAACACGGCGGTGGGCAAGTCCGCGATTCACCAGGGCAGCGGCAGCTACAATGCGGCGGTGGGAGCGGAGTCCCAGCGGTATAGCCTCACCGGCTACGGCAACAGCACGCTGGGCTACCAGACGCTCTACAACATCACGAGCGGCTACCAGAATGTGGCGCTCGGCCGGGCGGCGCTGCTCAACAACAACACGGGTGCCAATAACATCGCGATCGGCGCTTACTCCGGCCGCTATCAGGCGAACGGGAGCAGCACGCTGGCGAACCCGGAGAACAGCATCTACATCGGCGCGAATGCGCGCGGGTA from Luteolibacter sp. Y139 includes the following:
- a CDS encoding ATP-binding protein; translation: MSADLASSSLRCACGEPVDATLLEIRKFFPSLSPDLCSGCYEVAERESAERALLEAERAEMRERRARLEAAVPPEMLGTRVDHAAFNGALWERVREWRPACGRWLLITGLPGRCKTRVVALLAKELILNDGVRVVWTSAIELQAAVEDMRSQNYAVVDAARTNLREWKHAAVLVLDDLGKNTWTPSLEARLFELIDFRKTRLLPTIVTANTALPELLRTKQVGTERGGPIIGRILEASRGWNVEAGEVGRSC